Below is a genomic region from Verrucomicrobiota bacterium.
CGATGGACATAGAAGTTTCCGTATACAGGACCTAGATGGTGCTGCGCCTGCCGGCGTCGCGAAGCAGCACGATAACAATCGTCGCGCCGATCATGTCGAACAACGTCAGACAGGCAAACAAGGGACCATACCCGATCGTTGTCGCCAGGGCGCCGACCACCAGCGAAAAGCTCAAACC
It encodes:
- a CDS encoding MFS transporter (involved in the transport of aldohexuronates): GLSFSLVVGALATTIGYGPLFACLTLFDMIGATIVIVLLRDAGRRSTI